The Rhinolophus ferrumequinum isolate MPI-CBG mRhiFer1 chromosome 19, mRhiFer1_v1.p, whole genome shotgun sequence genome has a segment encoding these proteins:
- the LOC117011849 gene encoding dynactin-associated protein-like: protein MNGKQRQNAVDIEQNTAELLPRNPYCSNEGTHCGCRLPVPFQPQWVTAKPWSLWKTFLVCLLACLIAMALVVLVLYFAHFGKPTIGTTVIIQTNGKSSHVTCIPGSAPFPASSLLPGSQSTLPSIPVANQSSPTTVPPSAMETTKPTSVGHEVIIESGE from the exons ATGAATGGAAAACAACGGCAAAATGCTGTGGATATTGAACAAAATACAGCTGAGCTG ttaCCCAGAAATCCATACTGTTCAAATGAAGGAACACACTGTGGTTGTAGATTGCCTGTACCCTTCCAGCCTCAGTGG GTTACAGCAAAACCATGGTCACTCTGGAAAACAtttctagtgtgtcttttggccTGTCTAATTGCTATGGCCCTTGTTGTTCTGGTCTTATATTTTGCCCACTTTGGCAAACCTACCATTGGTACCACCGTCATTATTCAGACAAATGGAAAGTCCAGTCATGTCACCTGCATCCCTGGTTCTGCCCCGTTTCCTGCCTCATCACTCCTACCTGGGTCTCAGAGCACCTTGCCTTCTATCCCTGTGGCCAACCAAAGCTCCCCTACCACAGTGCCTCCATCTGCCATGGAGACAACTAAACCCACATCAGTGGGCCACGAAGTTATCATTGAAAGTGGAGAATGA